Within the Streptomyces sp. R41 genome, the region GGTGAAGAGCCCGATGGCCTTGCCCCGGGCGGACTGCGGATTCGCAGGCTTCAGGCGGGCGGCGATCTCGTCCACGATGTCTCGTGCGCCGTCGGTGTAAGCCTGCTGCGTCTCGTCCCCGCAGCGGCTGATCTCGTCGAGCAGCGCGGCGGAGGGGCATCCGTCGCCGGGGTGGTCCCGGTGCCCAGGCGACAGGTATTCGCGAACCAGGTCTTCGAGACCCTGGCGGCCGGGCCGCAGAGTGCCGTACCCCGCGACCTGTGTGCGCAGTTGGTCGGTCACGACGTTGGCGACGAGGTCGTCCTTGGATGCGAAGTGGGCGTAGAAGGCTCCGTTGGTGAGCCCGGCATCCGACATGAGGGTGGAGATGCCCGAGCCGTCGATGCCGTCCTGCTTGAATCGGTGGCCCGCCGTCTCGATGATCCGTTGCCGCGTCGCCTGCTTGTGCTCCTTGGCGTAGCGCACCACGAGCATCCTCCGTTCGCTCCGTAAGACCGATGCCTCGCAGTCAAGCCTAATCCATGACCTGATGTACGTAATATTACGATCGGCACGCCATTCGGGTGCCGGTTCTCCGGACGGGACCCTCGGGGCCGAGTACGTATGCTTCGCCCCACTGGCTCAGTGGGACGGCCTTCGGGATGCCGGCCGAGATCAACTTCCGGAAAGGTCACTGGGAACGCCTCCGACAGGCCGATGTGGTGGTGGAAGTCGTCGAAGCGTCGGACTCCTTGGTCGCGTCACGCGGGATCAGCAACGTCCATTTCCATGACACGGGCACG harbors:
- a CDS encoding TetR/AcrR family transcriptional regulator, encoding MVRYAKEHKQATRQRIIETAGHRFKQDGIDGSGISTLMSDAGLTNGAFYAHFASKDDLVANVVTDQLRTQVAGYGTLRPGRQGLEDLVREYLSPGHRDHPGDGCPSAALLDEISRCGDETQQAYTDGARDIVDEIAARLKPANPQSARGKAIGLFTMMVGTLQLSRALSDQKFSDEVLAQGIENALSIMR